The following are encoded in a window of Podospora pseudoanserina strain CBS 124.78 chromosome 6, whole genome shotgun sequence genomic DNA:
- a CDS encoding hypothetical protein (antiSMASH:Cluster_4) yields MSDLPSPRRIAVSTFRSTARLPFWTPRTRTRTRLVLHSSPNISAILRPRSVLRPLSCPGNRAIPRTSSTLRPLHLLLFPAALRNPSTLKTRSPQSPLRSLTFIRPPSLLQPSSLPHPLRVPDFNLPDELANKPDFDE; encoded by the coding sequence ATGAGCGATCTGCCGTCTCCCCGACGAATTGCAGTGTCGACTTTTCGGTCGACGGCGAGGTTACCATTTTGGACGCCTCGTACGAGGACCCGAACGAGACTGGTGTTGCACAGCAGTCCGAACATCTCAGCAATCCTGAGACCCCGAAGCGTCCTGAGACCCCTAAGCTGCCCGGGAAATCGAGCGATACCCAGAACCTCAAGCACCCTGAGGCCTCTACACCTACTACTATTCCCAGCCGCCTTGAGAAACCCGTCGACCTTGAAAACTCGAAGCCCCCAGAGCCCACTGCGCTCCCTGACATTCATCCGCCCCCCGAGCCTACTACAACCCTCAAGCCTACCACACCCCCTCAGGGTTCCGGACTTCAACTTACCAGATGAGTTGGCAAATAAGCCCGACTTCGACGAATAG